The following are from one region of the Sphingomonas oryzagri genome:
- a CDS encoding 50S ribosomal protein L25/general stress protein Ctc, with protein MSDQLTLSAETRDRAGKGASRHLRREGRVPAVIYGDKKEPISISVNERELAKMLGTGHFMNSIVMIEGADKGAIRTLPKDVQFHPVTDRPLHVDFFRVGEHSTIHVNVPLVFVNEEGSPGLKRGGVLSIVRHDVELIVDAAEIPDQITVDLAGFDVGESIHISAVTLPKGAKTAIDDRDFTVATIAAPSALKSAEGEAAAAEEAEGGEAE; from the coding sequence ATGAGCGATCAGCTGACGCTGTCCGCCGAAACGCGCGATCGGGCTGGCAAGGGAGCCTCCCGTCATCTGCGCCGTGAAGGCCGCGTCCCCGCCGTGATCTACGGCGACAAGAAGGAGCCGATTTCGATCAGCGTCAACGAGCGCGAGCTCGCCAAGATGCTGGGCACCGGCCACTTCATGAACTCGATCGTGATGATCGAGGGTGCCGACAAGGGCGCGATCCGCACTCTGCCCAAGGACGTGCAGTTCCACCCGGTCACCGATCGCCCGCTCCACGTCGACTTCTTCCGCGTCGGCGAGCATTCGACCATCCACGTCAACGTGCCGCTGGTGTTCGTGAACGAGGAAGGCTCGCCGGGCCTGAAGCGCGGCGGCGTGCTCTCGATCGTCCGTCACGACGTCGAGCTGATCGTCGATGCGGCCGAGATCCCCGACCAGATCACGGTCGACCTGGCCGGCTTCGATGTCGGCGAGTCGATCCACATCTCGGCCGTGACGCTCCCCAAGGGCGCCAAGACCGCGATCGACGACCGCGACTTCACCGTCGCCACGATCGCCGCTCCGTCGGCGCTGAAGTCTGCCGAGGGCGAAGCCGCCGCGGCCGAAGAAGCCGAAGG
- a CDS encoding glycine--tRNA ligase subunit alpha, translating to MSTPVSSGPMSFQRLILTLHDYWSDRGCLILQPYDMEMGAGTFHPATTLRALGPSPWKAAYVQPSRRPTDGRYGENPNRLQHYYQYQVVLKPSPPNLQELYLGSLKAIGIDFTKHDIRFVEDDWESPTLGAWGLGWEVWCDGMEVTQFTYFQQVGGYDCKPVLGELTYGLERLAMYIQGVDRVYDLRFNDEGVTYGDVFLENEKQQSEYNFEVANTEALFDTFRKATAECQVCLDRKLPLPAYEQAIKASHTFNLLQARGVISVAERQAYIGRVRDLAKGACASWIEKNTPEWEARFPGWVA from the coding sequence ATGTCTACACCGGTTTCCTCGGGGCCTATGAGCTTCCAGCGGCTGATCCTGACTCTCCATGATTATTGGAGCGATCGGGGCTGCCTGATCCTCCAGCCCTACGACATGGAGATGGGGGCGGGCACATTCCACCCCGCGACGACGCTGCGCGCGCTGGGGCCTAGCCCATGGAAGGCCGCCTACGTCCAGCCCTCGCGCCGCCCGACCGACGGCCGCTATGGCGAGAACCCGAACCGGCTCCAGCATTATTATCAATATCAGGTGGTGCTGAAGCCCTCGCCCCCGAACCTGCAGGAGCTGTATCTAGGCTCCTTGAAGGCGATCGGCATCGACTTCACCAAGCACGACATCCGCTTCGTCGAGGACGATTGGGAAAGTCCGACGCTCGGCGCCTGGGGGCTGGGCTGGGAAGTCTGGTGCGACGGCATGGAGGTGACCCAGTTCACCTATTTCCAGCAGGTCGGCGGCTATGACTGCAAGCCGGTGCTGGGCGAACTGACCTACGGGCTGGAGCGCCTCGCCATGTATATCCAGGGCGTGGACCGGGTGTACGACCTCAGGTTCAACGACGAGGGCGTGACCTACGGTGACGTCTTCCTCGAAAACGAGAAGCAGCAGAGCGAATACAATTTCGAGGTCGCGAACACCGAGGCGCTCTTCGACACCTTCCGCAAGGCGACCGCCGAGTGCCAGGTCTGCCTCGACCGCAAGCTGCCGCTGCCGGCCTATGAGCAGGCGATCAAGGCCAGTCACACCTTCAACCTGCTGCAGGCGCGCGGCGTGATCTCGGTTGCCGAGCGGCAGGCCTATATCGGCCGCGTCCGCGATCTGGCGAAGGGGGCGTGCGCGAGCTGGATCGAGAAGAACACGCCTGAATGGGAAGCGCGTTTTCCGGGGTGGGTGGCATGA
- a CDS encoding TraB/GumN family protein has product MATIRLDQDPTKSAAALFKMGTATGPIAPLADRIDPKYRGALAALEKKSSVPADTLNKLKTWAAGMVLFGATAQTLGVNSADGVEEHLKAQFRAQNKPIEGLETLEQQLGFFDTMPEPEQRQFLEGVVDQKSDDAADFGKMLGAWKEGDEKGIAKSFDKDMKKSQALRNVLIARRNAHWADAIVQRLNQPGTQLVAVGAGHLVGTDSVQAMLAKLGYQAVRVE; this is encoded by the coding sequence ATGGCTACGATCCGACTTGATCAGGATCCGACCAAGTCGGCGGCCGCCTTGTTCAAGATGGGCACCGCCACCGGCCCGATCGCGCCGCTCGCCGACCGGATCGACCCCAAATATCGCGGTGCGCTGGCTGCGCTCGAAAAGAAGTCCTCCGTCCCCGCCGACACGCTCAACAAGCTGAAAACGTGGGCAGCAGGCATGGTGCTGTTCGGCGCCACCGCGCAGACGCTCGGCGTCAATTCGGCCGACGGCGTGGAGGAGCACCTCAAGGCCCAGTTCCGCGCCCAGAACAAGCCGATCGAGGGGCTTGAGACGCTGGAGCAGCAGCTCGGCTTCTTCGACACGATGCCAGAGCCGGAGCAGCGCCAGTTCCTCGAAGGCGTGGTCGACCAGAAATCGGACGACGCGGCCGATTTCGGCAAGATGCTCGGCGCCTGGAAGGAAGGCGACGAGAAGGGCATCGCGAAGAGCTTCGACAAGGACATGAAGAAGTCGCAGGCGCTGCGCAATGTGCTGATCGCGCGGCGCAACGCGCATTGGGCGGACGCGATCGTCCAGCGGCTCAACCAGCCCGGCACGCAATTGGTGGCGGTCGGCGCCGGGCATCTGGTCGGCACGGATTCGGTACAGGCGATGCTGGCGAAGCTCGGCTATCAGGCGGTGCGGGTCGAATAG